In Aegilops tauschii subsp. strangulata cultivar AL8/78 chromosome 3, Aet v6.0, whole genome shotgun sequence, one genomic interval encodes:
- the LOC109777061 gene encoding putative cyclin-dependent kinase F-2, with the protein MAFTCKRPAASLDGHASQPGAMCRKRRRVVVGTTYDYDQESRLGAGKFGAVVKARCRATGQLVAIKSLHDPADPHEVLREARFLEACGGHPHIVGFRGVTLDYVTDELCLVMDYVEGKSLKLLLSERGGGLPEATVCTFMWQLLTAAKKMHRCHIVHRDINPANILVGGEVVKICDFGVAMSMSEAPPYEEEVGMGEYRAPEMLLGKEDYDALVDTWSLGCVMAEMLSGKRIFRADEFISLFQRIFQVVGVPDDTTWPGFTSLPHTAPPPLVPGQQSTLRDLFPVETLSAEGFEVLNGLLTCNPDNRLTAAAALKLPWFATVTAPTAAAKIDTMAVSIKEEVVEFAPLMPPRKRVTAKKTLIKKKVPLTAPPAA; encoded by the coding sequence ATGGCGTTCACCTGCAAGCGACCCGCCGCGTCCCTCGACGGCCACGCCAGCCAGCCGGGCGCGATGTGCCGGAAGAGGAGGCGCGTCGTCGTTGGGACCACCTATGACTACGACCAGGAGTCGCGCCTCGGCGCAGGCAAGTTCGGCGCCGTCGTCAAGGCGCGGTGCCGCGCCACCGGCCAGCTCGTCGCCATCAAGTCCCTCCACGACCCCGCCGACCCCCACGAGGTGCTGCGGGAGGCCCGCTTCCTCGAGGCCTGCGGCGGCCACCCGCACATCGTCGGCTTCCGCGGCGTCACGCTCGACTACGTGACCGACGAGCTCTGCCTCGTCATGGACTACGTCGAGGGCAAGAGCCTCAAACTTCTCCTGAGCGAGAGGGGCGGCGGGCTCCCGGAGGCCACGGTGTGCACCTTCATGTGGCAACTCCTCACGGCCGCCAAGAAGATGCACAGGTGCCACATCGTCCACCGCGACATCAATCCTGCTAACATCCTCGTCGGAGGGGAAGTCGTCAAGATCTGCGACTTCGGCGTCGCCATGTCCATGTCGGAGGCGCCGCCGTACGAGGAGGAGGTTGGCATGGGCGAGTACCGGGCGCCCGAGATGCTCCTAGGGAAAGAGGACTACGACGCGCTCGTCGACACATGGTCTCTTGGGTGCGTCATGGCGGAGATGCTCTCGGGCAAGAGGATTTTCCGGGCCGACGAATTCATCTCTCTGTTCCAAAGGATCTTCCAAGTGGTGGGCGTGCCAGACGACACGACGTGGCCGGGGTTCACGTCGCTGCCGcacaccgccccgccgccgctggtgccggGGCAGCAGAGCACGCTGCGAGATCTGTTCCCGGTGGAGACGCTGTCCGCGGAGGGATTCGAGGTCCTCAACGGTCTTCTTACATGCAACCCCGACAACCGGCTGACGGCGGCCGCCGCGCTGAAGCTCCCGTGGTTCGCCACCGTTACTGCTCCTACTGCTGCTGCCAAGATCGACACGATGGCGGTGTCCATaaaggaggaggtggtggagttCGCTCCGTTGATGCCTCCCAGAAAGAGAGTCACGGCCAAGAAGACGTTGATCAAGAAGAAGGTGCCACTGACCGCTCCACCGGCCGCATGA